The following coding sequences are from one Epinephelus moara isolate mb chromosome 7, YSFRI_EMoa_1.0, whole genome shotgun sequence window:
- the esd gene encoding S-formylglutathione hydrolase — translation MALTQVSSNKCAGGFQKVFEHESTELKCKMKFAVYLPPKAETDKCPVMYWLSGLTCTEQNFITKAGSQLPAAEHGIIIVAPDTSPRGCNIEGEDENWDFGTGAGFYVDATQDPWKTNYRMYSYITEELPKLINANFPTNPDKMSISGHSMGGHGALICALKNPGKYKAVSAFAPICNPMQCPWGQKAFSGYLGSDRSTWEAYDATVLAGAYSGPQLDILIDQGRDDQFLSASQLLPDNLIAVCSEKKIPVVFRLQPGYDHSYFFIYSFMSDHIKHHAKFLNA, via the exons ATGGCTCTCACACAAGTGTCCTCCAACAAGTGCGCTGGGGGCTTCCAGAAGGTTTTCGAACATGAGAG CACTGAGCTCAAGTGTAAGATGAAGTTTGCCGTCTACCTGCCTCCCAAGGCTGAGACCGACAAGTGTCCCGTCATGTACTGGCTCTCTG gCCTGACGTGCACGGAGCAGAACTTCATCACCAAAGCTGGCAGTCAGCTTCCTGCTGCAGAGCACGGCATCATCATCGTCGCTCCGGACACCAGCCCAC GCGGCTGTAACATCGAGGGCGAGGATGAAAACTGGGATTTCGGCACTGGAGCTGGTTTCTACGTCGACGCCACGCAGGACCCCTGGAAGACCAACTACCGCATGTACTCCTACATCACAGAGGAG CTCCCCAAACTGATCAACGCTAACTTCCCCACCAACCCAGACAAGATGTCCATCAGCGGTCACTCCATGGGCGGGCACGGGGCGCTCATCTGTGCCCTGAAGAACCCTGGGAAATACAAG GCTGTGTCTGCGTTCGCTCCCATCTGTAACCCGATGCAGTGTCCCTGGGGACAGAAGGCCTTCTCAGGATACCTGGGTTCTGACAGGTCCACGTGGGAG GCGTACGACGCCACCGTGTTGGCGGGAGCGTACTCTGGCCCTCAGCTCGACATCCTGATCGATCAGGGCCGTGATGACCAGTTCCTGTCAGCCAGCCAGCTGCTGCCCGACAACCTGATCGCCGTCTGCTCCGAGAAGAAGATCCCCGTCGTCTTCAGGCTGCAGCCG GGCTACGACCACAGCTACTTCTTCATCTACTCCTTCATGAGCGATCACATCAAACACCACGCCAAGTTCCTCAACGCCTGA